The Lathyrus oleraceus cultivar Zhongwan6 chromosome 5, CAAS_Psat_ZW6_1.0, whole genome shotgun sequence genome includes the window CACTATGCACACTAAATTCCACGACATGATAACTTGAAATTTTTGCCACTTCTTGAAgataataatatataaaaaatccatttttaatGCATTAGTTAGGAGTAGAAGCCTCATTTTATAAGGCATAAAGTATAACCAAAACATATGTAACTAATCCATTATCTCAAGATTAGTTTAAAAAAACAACCTCATTATATGGTCCCATGCATGCATGTAGGTACCAGAATCAGTTGAAGACAAGAGATCAAGTGCATACAACAAAGGAAGGGTTTTCATCCATGGTGCTAATGAGATAACAACAAATGCTTACAAGAAACAATTCCAAACAGATTTGGCAGGTTTCCTCAACTCAAGGTCAATAGAGATGAAAAGCAAAGGGACCATGTTTTTGGTTTGTTTAGGCAGAACTTCAGTGGACCCCACAGACCAAGGTGGGGCTGGTCTCCTCTTTGGGACCCATTTTCAAGATGCTTGGGATGATCTTGTCCAAGAGGTAATCATCAGAAATTTTATCTAAAAGTAAAATCCAAACACTGTGCATGTTTTTTATTGGCAGACCAAAAAGAACTTGGGACAAAAACATATACATTCTATAACTTACCATGATTTAAAAAGTTGATGTTATATGTTTGTTGGCCACATTCATCATCACAATAGAAATGATAATTGAATGCTATGATGATGAAATTTTCATATCACATGTGGTTTAATACATGGTTTATGATTTTAATCATGTGCTTAATCACTTCATAGGGGTTAATTAGCAATGAGAAAAGAGATGATTTTAATATTCCGGTTTATGCACCAAGTTTACAAGACTTCAAGGAAGTGGTTGAAGCTGATGGTTCATTTTCCATTAACAAACTTGAAGTTTTCAAAGGAGGGAGTCCTCTTGTAGTGAATCAACCTGATGATGCAAGTGAAGTGGGAAGGGCTTTGGCAAACAGTTGTAGAAGTGTTTCTGGTGTTCTTGTTGATGCACATATTGGTGATAAGCTCAGTGAGGAACTTTTTCTTAGAGTGGAGAAAAGAGGCACTAATCATGGCAAAGAGTTGTTAGAGAAACTTCAGTTCTTTCACATTGTTGCATCCCTTTCTTTTGTTCAATGAGTAAGGGAAATAAAATGGATTTGAATTGTATGCAGTGTGATTTTGTGGAATCAAGCATATTTGAATTGCCCGATTAATATTGGATAGTTCAAATTTCAATgtaattttgtttttattattaaatCTAAAATATCTAATTTGAAATGAGAATTATTCGATTTTGATTAGACAAACTAAAAGTGATTTGCATATTGTTTCGAATTGGAACAAGAAATTGGCATAGATCAAGTGGAACTCTGGAGTTCCGAAGCAATGAAGTGAGTTTTCGGTATGACGAAGCGGGAGTGGACCTGACATTACAAAATAGAGAAAGTAGTATGAGTGTATGAATAAGAGAATATCT containing:
- the LOC127084846 gene encoding indole-3-acetate O-methyltransferase 1 — protein: MGDNVVVSNMELERLLSMKGGKGEASYANNSQAQAIHAKSMLHFLKEALDGVELHDPNIPFVVVDLGCSCGSNTINVMDVMVKHIMKRYEALGCNPPEFSAFFTDLPSNDFNTLFQLLPPMANYGDSMEECLAANNHRCYFAAGVPGSFYRRLFPARSVDVFHSAFSLHWLSQVPESVEDKRSSAYNKGRVFIHGANEITTNAYKKQFQTDLAGFLNSRSIEMKSKGTMFLVCLGRTSVDPTDQGGAGLLFGTHFQDAWDDLVQEGLISNEKRDDFNIPVYAPSLQDFKEVVEADGSFSINKLEVFKGGSPLVVNQPDDASEVGRALANSCRSVSGVLVDAHIGDKLSEELFLRVEKRGTNHGKELLEKLQFFHIVASLSFVQ